atgtaaaactgAGATATTAtagtactgtctttgtctgaccgaacggaaagATGATGTCGAGGCTTTCCCACGGAGACACTCAAATTGTTTgagtgagaagaattggccttgaccccagatatagcaattgaaccttgcaaaaaatatttcttatcaGGGGAATTGTAATGCTtggccgcattggtaaaatagtCAGCGTGCACTATAGCCAGAATGACACTTAgatccacatactttgagaaatatatagatactGGCTCTGCTACACGGCGTTGACCGGGTAGTAGAAAAACCTTTTAGGacagaaagttgatttgtatttaacatgtaacaacattagCGATTCTAACtctcaaactacatatcaagagaaaagtgttttgtcttataaacaatgagaagtagtaagagttgcttgctattagcctggcacattgccaatggaaaattccagtaagctagttaacaATGCTGGTAGGCATAATGGTGTATCACAGCGttgttgtccagctacgctATTCTAATAATGGCTATAGCTGGAAGGACAGACATACTTtcacattcatatatatataagataatataatatttacttatAAGTTTAGAAGCTGCTAGCCGAAACATATGACCAAGACCGCAGTCTCACAAACAGTCTAGACATATTATTTTATGCGTCTACTATAAAACTAACTAGGTTTACGTCTTCTGTAGCAATTTGAACTCGAAGGTTTTGTCTATGTGATGACAGCAGACAACTTTCTTGAAATCTTCAAACAACCCAATGCGTTTGTGATGTTCTACGTGCCATGGTGCTCGCATTGCACAGTTCTGAAGCCAACTTGGGAGGCACTTGCTAAGAAATACAATTTGGAGACCAAAACTGTCATTGCCAAGGTAAAAAATATCCCCCCAAACCAGTTTATAGTTTACTTAGTGAATTTTGCTAAATATTGTTTGAATGTGCATAATTGGTAGGGAGATTGGGCAGCATTGCATAAAAAAGAGCTCATAGTACTGTGATTTTAGATGGATTGCTCTGTGCATAAAAGTACGTGCGCTGAGCTGGGGATCAAAGCATATCCATCACTTGTGTATTTCAACAAAGGCACAGTGACTAGCAGATATGAGGGAACAAGAGAACTGAAAGACCTGCAAACATTTGTTGATCTCCAGTATAGTCTGAATCTTGAAAATGATGCTGATGAAGCAGATGAAAAGATTCCTAGTGAAGATGATGAGGTGACACAATTTGTTAGGCTCATTGTGGTGTGCAGTGGTTGAAAACAGTGGTTTAGTGTATGAAAACAATGGAATAATACTTTTCACAGGCCTTCATCAATGTTGTAGGTGTAGTGTATGGCAGTGCTGAATGTTGCTTAACGTCACCTTGGTATTATATTGAACACGCGTCACAAACATATTGGAAGTAGTAGGAAGTTATTGAAATTGTTAGTAGAATACGACGAAGGTCATTATTACGATTCAACTGTATTCATACTTCTATTAAAAATGTTCTAAAGCAAAGCTGTTTTACTAATAAACTGTATAATCGGAGTTGTCtttcatgaattttttgcaACTTATTTTTTCTGATTCACTAGTCATTGAAAAGAATCAGGTATACCGTATGTAAAAAGTATTAGCACACTTTTGTCAGGTATGACGAGCATTTTAGGTTAATGTGGTGCTAGAATTGGTGTCTATGCTTGCAACTGTGAATAATGTTCTAGCGTCTCCATTTCGTCGTGTTGTAGGATACAGAGTCTGTATTGTCTATAACAGGAGCCAAGTTTCATGATACGATAGGGTCAACGGACACAataacatttgtaaaattctacaCCCCTTGGTGAGGTTGTTACTTGTATAACTGTTTCAATTTTCAACTGCATTTCACGTAATATGTAAGTACCAGTTCTGACACTAACAGCCTGTAGATTACTCCTTGGTCATTATTTGCATTTTGGTGAAAGCATTGCTTCCAATTGCTCATTGGTTGCATCATCTGGTTATTTCCAATAACCTCTCCTATCacagttatatatgtaatatttagtATTAACTGCTTCTTTCTATATTCATTTAGGTGTGGTCATTGCAAAAGATTGGCTCCAGTATGGGAGTTGTTAGGAAAGCACTATAAAAGAAACAGCGGAGTCGTTATAGCAAAACTGGACTGCGAAGAATACAGCCATATATGCAAAGCACAGAAGGTAAGGCTCACACAAATAAGTTTTACTTTCAATACACTGAAGAGGATAAGCTGTTGAGGTATTTTAGCTACTTTCATGCCACCTTCTGATTTTATGGTTACCCTACAATGTGTGGCCTGTTCACCAAAGCTGCGATGCATATTCTGTGCACATTTTTTTTATCTTCCTTTCATTCTGGTTTGATGCTTTCACTTTGCAAAAACTAAACAATAGTGGCTGACCGCGACTTTAAAGCCATTGAGACATGCTTTCGAAAAACGCCATAGTGTGCAAGTGACATTAACATTATCTTCACAGCATTGCTCCAGCAGTTTATATTTTTGGAGAACAGTGACTGATATGCTTGATGGTTGAATCCAAGTTAAATAAATTAGGCATAACTGTTACGCTAAAGCTCCTGCTCATTGATGCAATTTGGTGACATTTAAGTTTACCACCACAATTTAAAGATTAAACTTAAAAATTGTGCCATTCATGTTTAAATCAATCATCCAAATCGATACATTCACCGTCTCTAACTGCACTTAGTTTGTTCCATGTCCAATCATGAAGTATGCTTGTAACTTTGTATACATGCGCGCACTAGTAAAATCACAAGTATTTCAAACATCCTGTTGTTATTAGCTTacaataatagcaattcttTCTACATGAATGATCAGATTTTGTAACAAATTATTTGTCTTTTCTGTCAGGATAGAGAACTAATGCACTTTTGCTGTGCTACCAACACACTTTAGTTGTCGAAGCAAACATATTCATTATTGTGCAAAACCTCACATCGACAATGCAAACTGCCTCAGAACACCTGAATTTGCAGTGTTGTAGAGAATGCATTCTGCTTTTTACATGATTAAATACTTCATTTACAAAGTTTACTGATTAAAATTCGCAATCTTCATAACATAGCTATTGTTCACAGCTTGTCCAGACTTTTACATTCTCATAACATCATACATGTGCTGTATATTAGAAATAGTACTACATTGCTTTAATCTTTGTGAAATAGTTCTTGTTGGATGCACAAATGAACACATGTGATGCTTTATTGGCTCCACATATTTGGTATGAAAGTACATACATATCTGCCCACCTGAATTATGTGCGTGTTATATAATTACTACTGCATGACGATTACTAATAAGACCTAACAGAATTTTTAGTCCGCTTGTATCTGCTAATGTACCAGAATGTGAATGAAACAGCATTTCAGAATACAATGAAATGCAGATATGATGATGGTACTCATTggaatacaatctctatcaatttACTCGCTGCAGGTGGAAGGATACCCAACATTGAATTTGTACCACCGAGGCAAATTCAAAGCTCAACATGAAGGTGGGAGAAGTCTACCAGATTTGATACAATTTGTTACTAAACACCAACCAAAAGAGGAATTATAGCCCTccatttgtttttaataaaaccggCGCATTATTGCTATACAAGACGAAATAAATGCGGTAACGGTATTTTATTCtatgaaacaataaaatatattaaatttcaTCCGTTACGTTTTCTTTCCTCCTGCATTCTCCATCACAacctgtaaataaaaatatttgagatTCACAAATAAGTGTATCTGAGCAGAAAACATGATGAGGGTTATTCTCCGATACACGTACAACAACATTATTCATTCTACATGCTAGTTTAAATATACATGCTTGTAGCTAAGTGCACTCACCTCTATTGTCCTTCAGATGGCATACTCTTGATGATATCCGAGTCACCTATGAACAAATATCCAAATTGAAAATACCATTTCAGCCAAAATAAgatgtgcacataaaatatctAACTGTGGTCAGCTAAAATATGTCGTCAGTTTTGTTGTACTCTGAAGGATCCACTAAGATGATACATCACTCCACACTGATTAGTCTTTCACTTTACTTGAAGCTCGTTACATTCAACATTGCCATACCTGGGTCAGTAATGCTCAAGGTGCAGACTCTGAAGTATTTACCACATGCTGTACCAAGTTCGATGTTATTGCCGCTGTAATGGTGAACTCCAGTTTTCGCCAACATAGCATAGTATTCAATCTCACTTTTTCTGTAAACCAAAATGAGGTGAAGATACCGATCAAATGCAAGCGAGACACCATCTTTGCTTTCGCTCCGATGTCTCACTGTGGAAAAAGGTCTACAAACCTGTTGAACATGACTCGACAACATATTTGTTATCGCTGGTTCAAATAATGCTCCacatttcatgtatagatgcTGCAACCAAGATGCCTAAAAACACCCTCAACTAATAGCATTCTGTCAACTCAAGTGAGTAATAAATATTGTTTGAGTGTAGGCATACAAGTCTCATACCTCAATGGTGGTGTATTGTTGGCGATAATCACCAGTTTGGCTTTACCCATCCTCAATGTTTTCAACGTTTGTCTGTAACCTAGGCAATATTTTCCACTTTTCATGACAAGAGCCAATCGagcattgatgctttcagaTGCTTTCTTCTGTAACAGAAGAAacggaaacaaataaaattgagCAAGCATTGGCGTTTACAACGCCTTTCAACTTAAATAACCACACAAGAAAAATCGGAGACTATATCTTACCCCTTTTTTAGTACCGCCGGGAGCCATTGTGAAGATAATGAAAGTGTGGTAACAAGAGCGCAAAACCTAAAAAGAGATCAAAGCCAAATTATTTGTTTGACGGATTATACCGAATCACAACATTCATACATCATTTAAACCAATCAAATATGCAAATGAGACCCTAAAAACAGAACATCCAAGGTTAAAGAGCAAACTAATTATTCAAGCACTTGCATTTACAAACAATTGCAGGAACAGATTGATACAGACAAAATGCAATTGGTAAACTACGATAGTCTAAACTTGCTACTGTGATGCATTTTTGTTGGAAATTAAACCACTTCCCCAAAATTTCCGAAGGTTTTATGCGCGATATTAACGGTCTTTTAattattagtaacaaaataagaAGCAATATAAGAAAGCGACTTACCAGGACCACGCCGCAAATCAAAAAGGAAACGGAAAGCTTTTTTGATGATATCCTTGCGGATAAAGGACGCGTGGTGGAGACAATCTTTTGTTGGATCAGGTTCTACCGTTGTCGTAGAGAAGGTCGGACGAAGGGCGTTGCTAGCTTTGAATGACACCgtaacacaactccaacaaTACTCTGTTTATGTGTCCCGACACTACCACAACATGAATATGCTATTTGgccttttcaaaaaa
Above is a window of Watersipora subatra chromosome 3, tzWatSuba1.1, whole genome shotgun sequence DNA encoding:
- the LOC137391129 gene encoding large ribosomal subunit protein eL30-like — translated: MAPGGTKKGKKASESINARLALVMKSGKYCLGYRQTLKTLRMGKAKLVIIANNTPPLRKSEIEYYAMLAKTGVHHYSGNNIELGTACGKYFRVCTLSITDPGDSDIIKSMPSEGQ
- the LOC137391125 gene encoding thioredoxin domain-containing protein 5-like; translation: MYGIFCISLLLLLASTPSAFSATISFEELLNLNEATFFQHIHQEATFVMFYAPWCGHSKKLMPTWAELSQRYKPDELKIAKVDCTAETKLCSEENIRGYPTLLLYDPYGGESPQNGVRFHGERTLAAFSKFVEDTSNIDSITKQFELEGFVYVMTADNFLEIFKQPNAFVMFYVPWCSHCTVLKPTWEALAKKYNLETKTVIAKMDCSVHKSTCAELGIKAYPSLVYFNKGTVTSRYEGTRELKDLQTFVDLQYSLNLENDADEADEKIPSEDDEDTESVLSITGAKFHDTIGSTDTITFVKFYTPWCGHCKRLAPVWELLGKHYKRNSGVVIAKLDCEEYSHICKAQKVEGYPTLNLYHRGKFKAQHEGGRSLPDLIQFVTKHQPKEEL